The Arachis ipaensis cultivar K30076 chromosome B03, Araip1.1, whole genome shotgun sequence region GCTCAATCAGCTTTTATTGCTGTTGGTTATTATttgcttttcgttttcttttgGTTTCGTTTGATTTTCTGACCAATCAAACAGATTGGTAATAGTGTAGTAGTATATAATAAGTTGTATGTTGCACTTTTTCAAAAAGTAGTAAACCTAATATGAAAgacagtatttttttattttcccatctttaatttgtttaattcttaTTGTGTTGTTATACAATAAAATTTGGTCTTTGGCATTGATGAATTGTTGTCTTACTTGAAATGGAATCTACAGTTGGAGGGACAAATCTTTGTTAGATTGGATCAGGGCAAAGACTTAAGAAATTGGGAGCTAACTGTGGGTTGCAATCTACCTGGGAAATGGGTTCTTCACTGGGGAGTTTCCCGCTTAGATGATGTTGGAAGGTAACATCAATGCTAAACTAAGTGTTATTGGTTTTTCTTCAACTCTTGTTTTGTTTGAAATTCTTGATGATTGTACTTTCTTTAAGTTCTGTTGTTATTGATCCAATTAAGATAGACGATTGGATCTAAAAGATTGATTATGCAGTGAATGGGATCAGCCTCCTCGTGATATGATACCCCCAGGATCTGTTCCTATAAAGGTATacaaagttttcttgtttttctcatGATTTTacaaagttttcttgtttttctcatGATTTCACACATGGCACTTGATCATTATTGGGATGCAAAGTTTGACTGTAAAGTAAAAAATTTCAGGACTATGCAATTGAGACACCTTTGAAGAAATCAACGTCATCTTCTGAAGGAGATAATTTTCATGAGGTCAAGATTGATCTTACATCCAACAGTGAAATCTCCGCAATTAATTTTGTTCTCAAGGTTTGTTTTGTAGCAAGTTGTTGTTTGGGATTTAATTTATTCATGTTGGATTTGTGATTGATCTATGGGACTTGACTAAACTTTTCTTTTTGCCTcattttattatgtttttgtgTGGTCCTGTCGACCCAGGATGAGGAAACTGGTGCTTGGTTTCAACACAAAGGAAGAGATTTCAAGGTTCCTCTAGTCAGCTACCTGAAGGAGGATGCTAATATAATTGGACCTAAAAAGGGCTTTAGTTTTTGGCCAGGTACATCAAAATTATTAagcattatattttttttttcaaatttttattttattttattgctgCTTCAATATATGTATATGCTGTTTCATCTATTGCTCTGTGTTCCTTTAGTGAGTGTCAACTGTCACATAAATGATAGTACAATGATACTTTGTAGGTCATGGTTCTAATAGGTCATCTCTTGTGTATTTAAGTATTTTAAATCAAACACTTTCTCATAAGATGCTTAGATAATGATCAATAGAGTGAACAGCCATTGAATTATTGGTGCAACTAAAATACAAAGAAGAAATGTATTTTCAGTTTATATGTNNNNNNNNNNNNNNNNNNNNNNNNNNNNNNNNNNTTGATCTCTACTTTGTCAAAAGAAAGAAAACTCATTGGATCGTAATATCTCTTGGAAGTTCGAAAAGATCCTTAGTTGGGTTTTATATGTATTATTGTGGGTGCTCTTTGTTTTGTGGTTTTGACCTTTTAGCTGTTTCCACACACCATTTTTTGGTAACCTTGATCTAAAAATATGTATCATTCTTTTCTTCCTCCTAGGGGCCTTGGGGCAGATATCTAACATTCTTCTCAAGTCAGAGGCAGTGCATAGCAACGATCAAGATAACGGCAAGCAATCCAGTGAGCCAAGAAAAGGAAATAGTCAACTAGAAGGCTTCTATGTAGAGCTGCCAATTACCAAAGAAGTTACTGTCGGCAACTCTATCAGTGTCTCCGTTAAGAAATGTGCTGAGACAGCTAACAATCTTTTATATTTAGAAACAGATATACCTGGAGAGGTTCTCCTTCATTGGGGAGTTTGCAAAGATGATTTGAGAAGGTGGGAAGTTCCACCTGCTCCTCATCCAGCAGAAACAGTAGCATTTAAGAACAGAGCTTTGAGAACTAAATTACAGGTGAATGCCTTGCTGCTTGtgtatcttttcctttttatacGTTAGCACTTGGATCTAGGTTATAAATAAGTTATACCATTAGTGGAGTTCTTGCCTTGAATTATTAGTGAAGATGTTCTGATACTAAAATACTTTTATAAGGATTTCGAACTTGATCTTCACCCCAAATcatgttttaatttatattgcaCCTGAGAGTTAAGACTGCAGAATTGTTTGAATATCTTATCCAATGATTCACCTCTATACTGTCTTTTTCTCCTCTCTTCAGCTATATGTGGCTTTGTCTTTTTCTGAActaatcttgtttcaattttatttactgAATAGTAAGTGCTGCCTAAATAGTAAGCGCAATGCAGTAATGTTGTTATTTGCCCTTTCTTTGTGTCGTGTTATATTTACTGGAGTATTCACTTCTGCAGTCAAGGGACAGCGGGAAGGGGAATTCAGTAGAAATTCCTGTGGGAGAAGAATTTTCAGGATTTCTTTTTGTTGTTAAGCTAGACGACAATACTTGGTTGAATGACAAGGGAAATGACTTTCATATCCCTCTGTCAAGTTCTAGTAACTCACTTACTAGCAAAAAAAAGGATCAATCAGAAGCTGTCCAGAGGGAAGTGACAAGAGTGGAAAGTCAGGAGGAACCTACCTCTACATTTACCGATGGAATAATCAGTGAAATAAGGCATTTAGTGACAGACATTTCCTCTGAGAAGACTCGAAAAACAAAATCCAAAGAAGCACAAGAAAGCATTCTTCAAGAAATTGAAAGACTTGCTGCTGAAGCTTATAGTATTTTTAGGACCAATGTTCCAACTTTCTCAGAGGAAACCATTGCGGAACCTGAGGCGGTGGCTTCTGTAGAATCAGAGACATTGGTGTCACCTGAGGCACCAAAAATATCCTCAGGGACAGGCACTGGTTATGAAATATTATGCCAAGGGTTTAACTGGGAATCTCATAAATCTGGAAGATGGTACATGGAGCTGAAAGAGAAAGCTGCAGAACTATCATCATTTGGTTTTACTGTAGTTTGGTTACCACCACCTACGGAGTCTGTGTCCCCTGAAGGATACATGCCAAAggatttatataatttaaattctAGGTAATTGATTAAAATCATTCTATTTGCCTAATTATTTTCATAGGTACTGATGTGGTTGTAATGTTGTATTTAAACTTTTATGATTTCTCGATAGATGACCCCTTGTTAGGAAATTGCTTATCATCGAAAGTGTGTCTTATATTCTGCACTTCAAAAGTATTATTTTATTGATTCAGTTTATTATCTGGGAATCTGGCATTATTCTTTCAATGTGCTGGAAAAAGGTTTTATAGACATGAAGCACCATTTGCACATTTTCATGGGAAGGAAATTTTGATACAAattgtttttttatttaatagaTATGGAAACATTGATGAACTGAAGGATGTGGTGAAAAGCTTTCACAGAGCTGGAATCAAAGTACTTGGAGATGTCGTTTTGAATCATCGATGTGCCCACTTTAAGAACCAGAATGGTATTTGGAACATATTTGGAGGTCGCCTCAACTGGGACGATCGAGCAATTGTTGCTGATGATCCACATTTTCAGGTTTGTTTCTGAGAATTTAAGGCAAAAAAATTGGTCTGTTTTAATATTATTAGTAATCATCTTAAATCAAGTTGGATAGATCTTTGCCCTTGTTTATACCCAGAAGCAGCATGACTGGTTTTGTTTATGAGGTTGAAGATCAATGCCTTTCAgttaaccctctctctctctcttcccgcAACAAAAACCTACCCAAGAAGTCAAGTTTTCTATCCTTAAGACTGAGGAAATTGATATCTGATGCCATAACATGTAACATAGTTTCATGAACAATGTATTAGGTGTTACACTTTCTGTTTCCTATGAAAGTGGTGTTCATTTGGAAACTATAGGTTGAAGAAATTTGTGTGTGTGTGCATGTCTATCAAGATAAACAGACATTTCGTTCTGTGGTAGTGTGCTTAACGTTTTTCACTGCTTTGTGTTTGAAATTGTATTTTgttttatggtatcagagtaaCTTTGTTCCAATAGCCTGAATGACAATAGTGGATAGCCATAACTATTTCAGGGTAGACAATCTTCCTAAAGAATGGTCAATACAAGTGAACTGGTTGCAGTAGAACTTAGAACTGTTTGATAGATGCAAATTTCCAGAAACTTTGTTTAAATTTTATACGTCATATTCGAGTTGTTAGCATTTTGTTGAGTGAACAGCCCAAAATGGAACACATAAGTTGTGTTGAAGTTGTTACTGACCTACTTGTTTGGTGGCCTGTTCTCAAACCAATAACATATTTCTATTTAGAATAATATCTTAATATTGGTGCTTTCGGTTTATTGAATTTTCGTACTTTATACAAGGTCATGAAATGGATTATGATGATGTAGGCAATCCAAATATTTTGAAGTGATTACTTCTGTTGACTGTTCCCTTCACCAATTACTATGTAATTGAATTCTACCCTGAATAGGAGCAAATAACATATTTGTTTATACCTATCACAATTGAACATGCTCATATGCACAATGTGAAGATGTACATCTTCGTGTACACAAAGTTTTGTGGTGTAAACAATCTAATGTGTTGATTGACTTCATGATAAACGAGACAACTTTGATTGAAACATTTGGAAGTGCCTTATAATTGGTAAAGTAGATATGATATGTGTGATTTGTTCTTTTGAAGTTCTGTCTTTCAAATACTATGATACAAAGTGCTTTATATTTCTGGGAAAATCTAAAAATACATATTGGATATCTTTTCTTGCCAAACAGGGTAGAGGCAACAAAAGTAGTGGAGATAATTTCCATGCTGCTCCGAACATTGATCATTCACAGGAATTTGTGAGAAAGGATATTAAAGAATGGTTACTTTGGTTGAGGTTAATATTACTGATCTTAATTTTCAATAGCTTATTACTAGTGCTTAGGACATAATATTGTATCAGATGATGGTATATCCAATAAGTTTGTCAGTAGTGAATAggttataataatataatataataagatcAGTGGATTTGGAAGCTTAAAATTGCATCTCTAATCTATGGTTTTCATGATTAAATACATTATTATTGTCGCCATTCCTTCTGTTGCATTGAAGAAGTACAAGAATTGTCTTTCAGGAAAGAAATTGGCTATGATGGGTGGAGGCTTGACTTTGTGAGAGGATTTTGGGGTGGTTATGTAAAGGATTACCTCGAAGCAAGTGAACCTTACTTTGCTGTTGGAGAGTACTGGGATTCCCTCAGTTATACATATGGCGAGATGGATCATAATCAAGACGCGCATAGGCAGCGGATCATTGACTGGATCAATGCTACCAATGGTACTGCGGGGGCATTCGATGTTACGACCAAAGGGATCCTTCACTCTGTAAGCACTCAATTCGATGGTTTTAAGAACGTTCAAATTCCTCGGGGGATATGCTTTGATAAGTGTTTGTTGGAAATTTTTGCAATGGATTAGTGCAAAGACAGCGTGGTAGtgtttctttttcataattttttccaTGATATTGATAATGTTTCTAGCAAAAAAATCTCAATACTCATCCTGAATAAGCTTGCTGCTCCAATGCCTGAGATTTTAACTGGTTTCATGTGGGAGAGAATAGTATCATCATTTAATTATGTTTTTTCAGGCAGCAAATATAAATCTTCAAAAAAATTTCTCTACTATTGACATAAACAGACTTACCTTAACATTTGCCGATAGTTGACTGGTTTTTGGTCCATATAGGCATTGGATAAATGTGAATATTGGCGATTGTCAGATCAGAAGGGAAAACCCCCTGGAGTTCTTGGATGGTGGCCGTCTCGTGCTGTTACTTTTATAGAAAATCATGATACTGGCTCTACCCAGGTTCGGACTTCCCTATACAAAATTATCTTGCTGCTTGAATCTGAATATCTGATTGAGCATAGTTCATTTTCCTCTGCTGTGCTTCGTCCGTTGATATGAACATTTCTGCAACTAACTAAGATTGGAGTTTATTAAATCAGGcattttcctttcaatttctttggattctttatatttatttatatatccaCATTTAGATCTGTATACTGTAGCAGTGTGCAATTATTGACATTTGTAAGTGTTCATTGCACAAACATTTATTATGATAAAGCAAACTTTAGAGGTAACATTTATAACTGAGATTGCTAAAACTATCAAATATTGCAACACTTCATATTTTCTCTTGAAGGGTCATTGGAGATTTCCAAGCGGAAAAGAGATGCAAGGATATGCATACATCCTTACTCACCCAGGAACTCCATCGGTGTTCTTTGATCACATATTCTCTCATTACAAGACTGAAATATCCATTCTTTTGTCTGTCCGGCAACGGAACAAGCTACACTGCCGGAGTATAGTAAGTATCATACTAGTAGAGTTTAATTTCTATACACTGGTGGCGTAAAACTCTTTTACACCAGCATACAATCAAGTgttattacataaagaaaaatgAAGGTCATTACTATTATGAGTTTAATTTCGATGTGTTAATGTAAAACTCTTTTTACATTGACATCTACTCAGATGTTGTCAATTTGTCATGTAGATAAATGTAATTAAAATCACATTTTATGTACGTGGTAGGTTGACGACACCGGATTGCAATGTAAAAGAGTATTATATCATTTTGTGTTTTGACATAGAAACCAAACGCATTATTTATATTTTCATGCACAAATTAAAGGGTAATCTATGTAATATAAAAATTATGGTGTTCTTGGAGCACTCACCATTCTTTTTATTTGATGTTTAAGGTAAAAATATGCAAGGCAGAAAGGGATGTTTATGCTGCAATCATAGATGATAAAGTTGCTATGAAGATTGGACCTGGTCATTTTGAGCCACCAAGTGGATCCCAAAAATGGTCCTCAGCTCTGGAAGGAAGAGATTATAAGATTTGGGAGGCATCATAATATAGTTTGTGTCCATatcttattaattaaaattaaaaccaaaTATATATTCCATTGGAAAATTCTTCCAATTGATTATGCCATCTGCCTCAATTAGGAGGCATCATTGTACCACTGTATAGATTCTTCATATATAGAACCAGCATCTTAGAGAATTTCATTTAAGTCAAATGCAGGCTTATCCAAAACAAGAAAGAAAGCCTTCAAATCAGGAGAATTTGTATCAATAATGcattataaataatatatatatggaAATAATATAAATGTAAGGGCACAAATGCATGGCATTGATAGTATTAAGTAGCTCTTGATCAGGTTCAAATGTGGCAATGTATTCAGTTAATGTGAACAAAAATGGAATATTTACATGTATGCACCCTACTTTGNNNNNNNNNNNNNNNNNNNNNNNNNNNNNNNNNNNNNNNNNNNNNNNNNNNNNNNNNNNNNNNNNNNNNNNNNNNNNNNNNNNNTTACTCAgcattattacttttttttttttttaaccgaATATAtggagactcgaacccacaacttcttaattgagtacggagagattatgccatttgagctattgctTCTTGGCTACTCAGCATTATTACTTAATATTTCAGATGTTTAAACTTTAACCACGTGCCATGCTTTCTATTTTATGATGACTTTAAATAAATTTTAGAGTAAAGGACATTTTCGTTCTTGACCTTTTTTTTCGCGGACATTGTCGTCCTCAAGAATTAGAAAATACATTCATGTCCCTGACTTTTCCAAAACGCGGATAAAGTGGCCCTCCGTTAAAGTGACTCTGTTAGACTCAACGGAAAACGCTGACGTGGCTCCGTGGCGCTGACCTGGCTGTTACGAGAGAACACGTGGCATGTAGCTTTTCAAAACAGGACATATTAGTCCTTCCAacacaaaacgacgtcgtttcacccAAACCCCCAATCTTTCACATCTTTCACATTTATGAGCCCTAATCCTTCCATAGATCAGCCACCTCCAACCCCCACCACCTCCTGTGCCCCTGATtccctcttccaccaccacctaaGCTGCCCCTCCTCTCCTTGCCCCATCCCCCTCCCTCTCCACCTTtgtccttttcttcttccttcttccttcgtcctttttcccttccattcttcctcGGCGCCTGCCTCCATCACCGCCGCACAGCCGTGCCTCCGTCAGCCACCATCAACGCCGGCGAAGCTACTAGAAGCTTCCACCACCATGGCCACTTTCACCTTCTCCATGTCCCTATCGTCTTTTCGTTCCTTTGTGCCCATTTGGCACCACCGTGCTCCCAACCACTGGAGCTTGGGCCTCTTTGACGTCACGGAGCGTATGAGGTTGCCGCCGCCTCTCAAATGCTCCGCCGCAGAACCCGACCAGGAAACCAAGGTTCCCGCCACTTCCTCCGGCTCCGGCGAATGGACTCATAAGCTGACCGCGTGGATCGCCGGGATCGGCTTCCTTGAAACCTCGTACCTTACCTACCTGAAGCTCATCGGTTCCGAAGCATTTTGCCCTATCGGTGGTTCTCCCTGCGGCGACATACTCAACAGTGATTACGCGCTTATTTTCGGTATTTTTTTCTTTGCCTTCTTTTGAATGTGTTGCAACTATTCGATGGTGCTTGCAATTGAACTGTTCTATGATTTGATTCTGTTAGGGTTTTGGCTGATGTGTGTGTTTGCCATATTGTTGTTCTATGTGTGATTCTTTTTGGTCTCTGAATTTTGTGGTGTGAAGGGTATTATTTGCAGGCAATGTGTTTGAAAGAATGTGTGAGTGACATTTTTCTGTTTTGTGTTTGATAGGTGTTCCTCTTCCTTTGGTTGGGATGGTGGCGTATGGCTTGGTTGCGGCGCTTGGTCTGCAATTGGCCACAAAGAAGATGTTGCCTTTTGGGATTGGCAGGTCCAGCTCCCAGCTCATGGTGTTGGGAACCACTACCTCCATGGCAGCTGCTAGTGCCTATTTCTTGTTCATTCTCAGCACAAATTTTTCTGGGTCGACTTGCTCATACTGTTTGCTTTCGGCATTCTTGTCTTTCAGCGTTGACGGTAGCTGACGGAGGCGCCGTTGTGCGGCGGTGATGGAGGCAGGGGCCgaggaagaagaatggaaggGAAATAGGACGAAGAAATAAGAAAAGGCAGAGAAATTCGAAACAGGATTGGGGGAGGTCacaaaaacggcgtcgtttttgtCTCCAGGGACTTATATGTCCTGTTACGAGATGCTCCATGCCACCTGTCCTCCATTACAGCCACCTCAGCGCCACCTCTGTCAGCTCATCTTTTTCCATTCAGTGCAGACGGCTGAATTCAACGGAAGGACATAAATGTCCACGTTTTTCAAGGGTCTAGGAGTTAAATGTATTTTCTATTCCttgaggacgaaaatgtccgcgaaaAAAAAGGTCAAGAACGAAAATGTCCTTTACTCTAAATTTTAAGATGGAACGTAAGCCAAAACTTATcaaagaaaaaaagtaaaaaaaaaaaaggcatatATTATTAGATTTGTAAAAAAATTAACCGTTTTTTTTCTTCAAAACATATATTCCTTCCCACAATATTACACTTAATATTTCTCTAGGTTTAAtactaagaagattaagaaatATGAATGCATGTTATCTTGGAcacagaaaaaaagaaagaaaaatttcaTTAAAGCTCAAAGGTTACGATTGTCATTGGCCTTTGTTTGTTTCTATTTGTTAAGATATTTGTGATACGCATGATTATTTGTCTATAACAGATAAAATTGAAGTTATGATAATTTGTTTTTCACTTATCACTACCCCTTTCAAACATGTATGTAAATACTTGCCACCAATGTTTCAATTTAACTGCAGCCTTGGGGTTAGAAGGAATATTCTCATGAAACTAAATAACAAAACCGTGATAACTCAACTATAATCACTTGTATCAAATTTTGCACACGACCACATCTTTCCTCATAAATTTGTtcattaaaaataagaaaagaagcaaCTATTTTTAGATCAAACATCTTGTGCAATGCCTTTGACCATGACCATGACCATGAAGATACAAGCGTTTGCCAAAATTGCACGTGTTGTAAAAGAGGTATCACGTTCTTTTAGACCTCTCCTGTGTTTTCTCGGATCTAAACCTATATTTAGATTCAACCACACCCATTTTGTTTTCCTTGACATGAAGGCCATGATCATATAAATACCATGTCTCTCTTTCGAAACATACTTGGGATTCTCAATTTTGTTAACAATCCCCAGTCAAGGGTGATTTTTTGGCCGGGGTTTTTGCTTCTTTTGGTGGCAAAAGGAGCAAACCTTGGCCAACATAATAAGAATCATGGCacctaaaattaaaaatttgttttattttctttgtttggcaATTACCTTTATTCCCAGCCTCTATGCTAATGTCTTGGACACTGAAGCGTTTTGGCAGGACCAACTAAGAATGTTTGNNNNNNNNNNNNNNNNNNNNNNNNNNNNNNNNNNNNNNNNNNNNNNNNNNNNNNNNNNNNNNNNNNNNNNNNNNNNNNNNNNNNNNNNNNNNNNNNNNNNNNNNNNNNNNNNNNNNNNNNNNNNNNNNNNNNNNNNNNNNNNNNNNNNNNNNNNNNNNNNNNNNNNNNNNNNNNNNNNNNNNNNNNNNNNNNNNNNNNNNNNNNNNNNNNNNNNNNNNNNNNNNNNNNNNNNNNNNNNNNNNNNNNNNNNNNNNNNNNNNNNNNNNNNNNNNNNNNNNNNNNNNNNNNNNNNNNNNNNNNNNNNNNNNNNNNNNNNNNNNNNNNNNNNNNNNNNNNNNNNNNNNNNNNNNNNNNNNNNNNNNNNNNNNNNNNNNNNNNNNNNNNNNNNNNNNNNNNNNNNNNNNNNNNNNNNNNNNNNNNNNNNNNNNNNNNNNNNNNNNNNNNNNNNNNNNNNNNNNNNNNNNNNNNNNNNNNNNNNNNNNNNNNNNNNNNNNNNNNNNNNNNNNNNNNNNNNNNNNNNNNNNNNNNNNNNNNNNNNNNNNNNNNNNNNNNNNNNNNNNNNNNNNNNNNNNNNNNNNNNNNNNNNNNNNNNNNNNNNNNNNNNNNNNNNNNNNNNNNNNNNNNNNNNNNNNNNNNNNNNNNNNNNNNNNNNNNNNNNNNNNNNNNNNNNNNNNNNNNNNNNNNNNNNNNNNNNNNNNNNNNNNNNNNNNNNNNNNNNNNNNNNNNNNNNNNNNNNNNNNNNNNNNNNNNNNNNNNNNNNNNNNNNNNNNNNNNNNNNNNNNNNNNNNNNNNNNACGAGAAAGCCTATTTCCCTGATCCCTTTGCCATCTCCGGCAACTTCACCTCCGCCATTAGCTGGTAAAGGAACTGGACTAAAAGAATTGAATAATTGATGGAtggtcaaaaataataaatcttGATGGCGCCCTAGCATTTCTCTTACAGCTTATTCTATATCATGTTTgtttttttaagtttggtttgaTGTTTGTGGACAGGGACATTCTTGGAAAGAATGGAGGAAGAAGGATGTTGAAAGGAAAGAACAAAGGAGCTCCATGTGTGGCGAGCAACCCCATTGACAGGTGCTGGAGGTGTGACCCACACTGGGCTGATAACCGCCAAAAGCTTGCGAATTGTGTTATGGGATTCGGCAGAAACACGTACGGAGGAAAAGGAGGAAAATACTACGTGGTCACCGACCCTTCCGATGATGACTTGCTGGCTCCCAAGCCCGGCACTCTTCGCCATGCAGTGACAAGAACTGAACCCTTGTGGATCATCTTCTCCCGCAGCATGGTGATCACCCTCCAGCAAGAGCTCATCATGGCTGGCAACAAGACCATTGATGGAAGAGGCTTTGATGTCCACATTGCACACGGTGCTGGCATCACCATCCAGTTCATCAAGAATGTC contains the following coding sequences:
- the LOC107631904 gene encoding alpha-amylase 3, chloroplastic, with protein sequence MSMSTTLTLEPLFGFNTRRGIPISIIHRSLRPKTLLFPPPSSLSSSTIIKSSSWSWSVSHRLHAPKFEAFAANTDTLEPLQSSDVLFSKIFPINRTELLEGQIFVRLDQGKDLRNWELTVGCNLPGKWVLHWGVSRLDDVGSEWDQPPRDMIPPGSVPIKDYAIETPLKKSTSSSEGDNFHEVKIDLTSNSEISAINFVLKDEETGAWFQHKGRDFKVPLVSYLKEDANIIGPKKGFSFWPGALGQISNILLKSEAVHSNDQDNGKQSSEPRKGNSQLEGFYVELPITKEVTVGNSISVSVKKCAETANNLLYLETDIPGEVLLHWGVCKDDLRRWEVPPAPHPAETVAFKNRALRTKLQSRDSGKGNSVEIPVGEEFSGFLFVVKLDDNTWLNDKGNDFHIPLSSSSNSLTSKKKDQSEAVQREVTRVESQEEPTSTFTDGIISEIRHLVTDISSEKTRKTKSKEAQESILQEIERLAAEAYSIFRTNVPTFSEETIAEPEAVASVESETLVSPEAPKISSGTGTGYEILCQGFNWESHKSGRWYMELKEKAAELSSFGFTVVWLPPPTESVSPEGYMPKDLYNLNSRYGNIDELKDVVKSFHRAGIKVLGDVVLNHRCAHFKNQNGIWNIFGGRLNWDDRAIVADDPHFQGRGNKSSGDNFHAAPNIDHSQEFVRKDIKEWLLWLRKEIGYDGWRLDFVRGFWGGYVKDYLEASEPYFAVGEYWDSLSYTYGEMDHNQDAHRQRIIDWINATNGTAGAFDVTTKGILHSALDKCEYWRLSDQKGKPPGVLGWWPSRAVTFIENHDTGSTQGHWRFPSGKEMQGYAYILTHPGTPSVFFDHIFSHYKTEISILLSVRQRNKLHCRSIVKICKAERDVYAAIIDDKVAMKIGPGHFEPPSGSQKWSSALEGRDYKIWEAS
- the LOC107631903 gene encoding thiol-disulfide oxidoreductase LTO1-like, giving the protein MSPNPSIDQPPPTPTTSCAPDSLFHHHLSCPSSPCPIPLPLHLCPFLLPSSFVLFPFHSSSAPASITAAQPCLRQPPSTPAKLLEASTTMATFTFSMSLSSFRSFVPIWHHRAPNHWSLGLFDVTERMRLPPPLKCSAAEPDQETKVPATSSGSGEWTHKLTAWIAGIGFLETSYLTYLKLIGSEAFCPIGGSPCGDILNSDYALIFGVPLPLVGMVAYGLVAALGLQLATKKMLPFGIGRSSSQLMVLGTTTSMAAASAYFLFILSTNFSGSTCSYCLLSAFLSFSVDGS